One Acidobacteriota bacterium DNA window includes the following coding sequences:
- a CDS encoding DUF4197 domain-containing protein produces MKKWIGSGVLVATLTVLCVAQSPWDQLRQKAATAAKAASANRGLSNDKIVAGLKEALTVSTRNAVAATGRTDGFLKNEAIRILLPEKLRNVGSGLRLIGMGSQVDSLELGMNRAAEQAAPAAKQIFIAAVTQMSFADARQILSGGDTAATEYFKRQSSDQLTEAFAPIVHQAMENVGVVRQYNQLMRNPVAARVAARQRFNLDEYVVGKTMDGLFYVMAEEEKKIRKDPMAQTTALLREVFGKPH; encoded by the coding sequence ATGAAAAAGTGGATCGGTAGCGGTGTACTCGTCGCGACCTTAACCGTCCTCTGCGTCGCCCAATCACCGTGGGACCAGCTTCGGCAAAAGGCAGCGACTGCCGCCAAGGCCGCGAGTGCGAATCGCGGATTATCGAACGACAAGATCGTTGCCGGCCTTAAAGAAGCGCTGACAGTAAGCACGCGAAACGCTGTAGCCGCGACCGGTCGCACCGATGGTTTTCTCAAGAATGAAGCCATCAGGATTCTGCTTCCGGAAAAACTTCGCAATGTTGGCAGCGGACTGCGCCTGATCGGCATGGGATCACAAGTCGATTCGCTCGAACTAGGAATGAATCGCGCTGCCGAGCAGGCGGCGCCGGCAGCCAAGCAGATCTTTATTGCTGCGGTCACGCAGATGTCGTTTGCCGATGCCCGGCAGATCCTCTCCGGCGGAGACACCGCCGCAACCGAATACTTCAAACGCCAAAGTTCCGACCAGCTGACCGAAGCCTTCGCTCCCATAGTTCACCAGGCCATGGAGAACGTTGGCGTCGTAAGGCAATACAACCAGCTCATGCGCAATCCCGTGGCCGCCCGCGTCGCCGCCAGGCAGCGCTTCAACCTCGACGAGTACGTCGTAGGCAAGACGATGGACGGACTCTTCTACGTGATGGCGGAGGAGGAAAAAAAGATCCGCAAGGATCCAATGGCGCAGACAACTGCGTTGTTACGCGAAGTATTTGGAAAGCCGCATTAA
- a CDS encoding A/G-specific adenine glycosylase: MSQTISLANAAQPRKFRGNLLSWYREHQRPLPWRRTRDPYRIWISEIMLQQTRVAAVLEHYKRFLKKFPSLRQLAAADEAEVLTVWSGLGYYRRARMLHRAAKLVVSEPYSRIPGTAAQLLTLPGIGRYTANAIASIAFGEPVAVVDGNVERVLERLLRQQLSGEELWEAAQAVLDPESPGDFNQAMMELGATVCLPGVPLCQRCPVKKHCRSRDVQLEETSITEKRLRKSSALLLIRRGGAILLQQRAQDERLMPGMWELPEADDEKAGDPLLTVKHSITTTDWSVNVFSGHSLRRRSNTRWISLTHVCQLPLTGLSRKILRKLNLLS; encoded by the coding sequence ATGTCGCAGACGATCAGTCTCGCCAATGCGGCACAACCCCGAAAATTTCGGGGGAATCTGCTGAGCTGGTATCGCGAACACCAGCGTCCTTTGCCATGGCGAAGAACACGCGATCCCTATCGCATCTGGATTTCGGAGATCATGCTGCAGCAGACTCGCGTCGCGGCTGTTCTCGAGCACTACAAGCGATTTCTGAAGAAGTTTCCCAGTCTGCGACAGCTTGCGGCCGCGGATGAAGCAGAAGTTTTGACTGTCTGGAGCGGGCTCGGATATTACCGTCGTGCGCGGATGCTGCATCGGGCTGCGAAGCTCGTGGTCTCGGAGCCGTATTCTCGAATTCCCGGTACGGCCGCGCAATTACTTACATTGCCGGGAATCGGGCGCTACACCGCGAATGCGATCGCGAGTATTGCATTCGGAGAGCCTGTGGCAGTGGTCGATGGCAATGTAGAGCGCGTGCTCGAACGCTTGCTACGGCAGCAATTAAGCGGAGAAGAACTATGGGAGGCTGCTCAGGCAGTGCTTGATCCAGAGTCTCCGGGCGACTTCAACCAGGCAATGATGGAATTGGGAGCGACGGTTTGTCTCCCCGGAGTTCCACTTTGTCAGCGTTGTCCGGTGAAGAAGCACTGCAGATCGCGCGACGTGCAGCTTGAAGAGACGTCTATTACTGAGAAACGGCTGCGAAAGTCTTCTGCTCTCCTGTTGATCCGGCGCGGCGGCGCAATCCTCTTACAGCAGCGCGCACAGGACGAGCGACTCATGCCAGGAATGTGGGAGTTGCCGGAAGCAGATGACGAGAAGGCTGGCGATCCTTTGCTCACGGTAAAGCATTCCATCACCACGACCGATTGGAGCGTGAACGTCTTTTCTGGCCACAGCTTACGACGTCGCTCAAACACCAGGTGGATCTCCCTGACTCATGTTTGTCAACTGCCACTTACCGGTCTTTCCCGCAAGATTTTGCGGAAGCTTAACTTGCTCTCATAG